A single genomic interval of Camelina sativa cultivar DH55 chromosome 11, Cs, whole genome shotgun sequence harbors:
- the LOC104722703 gene encoding cysteine-rich receptor-like protein kinase 10 isoform X2, with product MSSRASFIFLCFFSFLTCFKVSAQNQDHTYLYHICPNTTTYSGNSTYLTNLRTVLASLSSRNSPYSTGFQNATAGKAPDRVTGLFLCRGDLSPEVCRRCVTFAVNDTFNRCPKERVVVVYYDECMLRYSNESILSTLSTGGGMYMWNNQNVTSNQLDQFKDLVASTMNQAATEAANSPRKFSARTANFTRLRSLYGLVQCTPDLTRQDCLSCLQQSINQLPTDKIGGRFIMHSCNSRYELYAFYNESAITIPSPPPPPPRPVSAPPVSAPPRPGDDITTADSLQLDYRKIQTATDDFAASNKIGQGGFGEVYKGTLTDGTEVAVKRLSKSSGQGEVEFKNEVVVVAKLQHRNLVKLLGFCLDGEERLLVYDYVPNKSLDFFLFDPAKQGQLDWTRRYKIIGGVARGILYLHQDSRLTIIHRDLKASNILLDADMNPKIADFGMARIFGLDQTQENTSRIVGTYGYMSPEYAMHGQYSMKSDIYSFGVLVLEIISGKKNSSFYQTDGAHDLVSYAWRLWSNGTPSELVDPAIADSFQRNEVVRCVHIGLLCVQEDPAERPTLSSIVMMLTSNTVTLPVPRQPGLFFQSRIGKDPLDTDQFSTTRSLIGSVDDATITDLYPR from the exons ATGTCTTCTCGCGCCTCTTTCATCTTCCTTTGCTTTTTCTCCTTCCTTACTTGCTTCAAAGTTTCTGCTCAAAATCAAGATCACACTTACCTTTACCATATTTGTCCCAACACGACGACGTATTCAGGAAACAGCACTTACTTGACCAATCTCAGAACCGTTTTGGCTTCTCTCTCGTCCCGTAACTCCCCTTACTCCACCGGATTCCAAAACGCCACAGCCGGGAAAGCTCCCGACAGGGTCACCGGGCTTTTCCTCTGCCGTGGTGACTTGTCGCCGGAAGTTTGCCGTCGCTGCGTCACCTTTGCCGTCAACGACACTTTCAATCGGTGTCCTAAGGAGAGAGTGGTCGTGGTTTATTACGATGAGTGTATGCTCAGATACTCTAACGAGAGTATACTCTCAACCCTAAGCACCGGTGGAGGAATGTATATGTGGAACAACCAAAACGTTACATCTAACCAACTCGACCAATTCAAAGATTTGGTCGCGTCCACTATGAACCAAGCCGCCACTGAAGCTGCCAACAGTCCCAGAAAATTCAGCGCAAGAACAGCCAATTTTACTCGGTTGCGGAGTTTGTACGGACTGGTTCAGTGCACTCCTGATCTGACGAGACAAGACTGTTTGAGTTGTCTTCAACAAAGCATTAATCAGTTACCTACTGACAAAATTGGGGGAAGATTCATTATGCACAGCTGTAATTCAAGATACGAGCTTTACGCGTTTTACAACGAATCCGCCATTACAATACCTTCaccaccgccgccaccaccacgGCCGGTTTCTGCTCCTCCTGTGTCAGCTCCTCCTCGACCTG GAGATGATATCACAACCGCAGACTCACTGCAGCTTGATTATAGAAAAATTCAAACTGCAACTGATGATTTTGCAGCGAGTAATAAGATTGGTCAAGGTGGATTTGGTGAGGTTTACAAG GGCACGTTAACGGATGGGACTGAAGTTGCGGTGAAGAGGCTATCAAAGTCATCAGGACAAGGTGAAGTAGAGTTCAAAAACGAGGTTGTTGTGGTTGCAAAGCTTCAGCATAGAAATTTGGTCAAGCTTCTCGGGTTTTGTCTAGACGGAGAAGAAAGGTTACTCGTGTACGATTATGTCCCCAACAAAAGCCTTGATTTTTTCCTCTTTG ACCCTGCAAAGCAAGGTCAGCTGGATTGGACTCGACGATACAAGATTATTGGTGGAGTTGCTCGAGGGATTCtgtatcttcatcaagattcacgACTCACAATCATACACCGTGACCTCAAAGCAAGTAACATTCTCTTGGATGCAGACATGAATCCTAAAATTGCGGATTTTGGAATGGCCAGGATCTTTGGATTGGACCAAACCCAAGAAAACACTAGCCGAATTGTTGGTACCTA TGGTTACATGTCTCCCGAGTATGCAATGCATGGTCAGTACTCAATGAAATCTGATATCTATAGCTTTGGAGTGTTAGTTCTTGAGATTATAAGCGGAAAGAAGAATAGCAGCTTCTACCAAACAGACGGAGCACATGACTTGGTCTCATAT GCTTGGAGGCTTTGGAGTAACGGGACACCATCAGAACTTGTGGATCCAGCTATTGCAGATAGTTTTCAAAGAAATGAAGTTGTTCGATGTGTCCATATCGGTCTTTTATGTGTTCAAGAAGATCCTGCTGAGCGTCCTACATTGTCATCCATTGTTATGATGCTCACTAGTAACACTGTGACTTTGCCCGTCCCACGGCAACCAGGTCTTTTTTTCCAGAGTAGAATTGGAAAAGATCCTCTTGATACGGACCAATTTTCAACGACCAGGTCTCTTATAGGATCTGTTGACGATGCAACGATCACAGATTTATATCCTCGTTGA
- the LOC104722703 gene encoding cysteine-rich receptor-like protein kinase 10 isoform X1, which yields MSSRASFIFLCFFSFLTCFKVSAQNQDHTYLYHICPNTTTYSGNSTYLTNLRTVLASLSSRNSPYSTGFQNATAGKAPDRVTGLFLCRGDLSPEVCRRCVTFAVNDTFNRCPKERVVVVYYDECMLRYSNESILSTLSTGGGMYMWNNQNVTSNQLDQFKDLVASTMNQAATEAANSPRKFSARTANFTRLRSLYGLVQCTPDLTRQDCLSCLQQSINQLPTDKIGGRFIMHSCNSRYELYAFYNESAITIPSPPPPPPRPVSAPPVSAPPRPGKGGNSNVLVVAIVVPIVVAVLLFIAGYCFLAKRAKKSYDTTSAYDGDDITTADSLQLDYRKIQTATDDFAASNKIGQGGFGEVYKGTLTDGTEVAVKRLSKSSGQGEVEFKNEVVVVAKLQHRNLVKLLGFCLDGEERLLVYDYVPNKSLDFFLFDPAKQGQLDWTRRYKIIGGVARGILYLHQDSRLTIIHRDLKASNILLDADMNPKIADFGMARIFGLDQTQENTSRIVGTYGYMSPEYAMHGQYSMKSDIYSFGVLVLEIISGKKNSSFYQTDGAHDLVSYAWRLWSNGTPSELVDPAIADSFQRNEVVRCVHIGLLCVQEDPAERPTLSSIVMMLTSNTVTLPVPRQPGLFFQSRIGKDPLDTDQFSTTRSLIGSVDDATITDLYPR from the exons ATGTCTTCTCGCGCCTCTTTCATCTTCCTTTGCTTTTTCTCCTTCCTTACTTGCTTCAAAGTTTCTGCTCAAAATCAAGATCACACTTACCTTTACCATATTTGTCCCAACACGACGACGTATTCAGGAAACAGCACTTACTTGACCAATCTCAGAACCGTTTTGGCTTCTCTCTCGTCCCGTAACTCCCCTTACTCCACCGGATTCCAAAACGCCACAGCCGGGAAAGCTCCCGACAGGGTCACCGGGCTTTTCCTCTGCCGTGGTGACTTGTCGCCGGAAGTTTGCCGTCGCTGCGTCACCTTTGCCGTCAACGACACTTTCAATCGGTGTCCTAAGGAGAGAGTGGTCGTGGTTTATTACGATGAGTGTATGCTCAGATACTCTAACGAGAGTATACTCTCAACCCTAAGCACCGGTGGAGGAATGTATATGTGGAACAACCAAAACGTTACATCTAACCAACTCGACCAATTCAAAGATTTGGTCGCGTCCACTATGAACCAAGCCGCCACTGAAGCTGCCAACAGTCCCAGAAAATTCAGCGCAAGAACAGCCAATTTTACTCGGTTGCGGAGTTTGTACGGACTGGTTCAGTGCACTCCTGATCTGACGAGACAAGACTGTTTGAGTTGTCTTCAACAAAGCATTAATCAGTTACCTACTGACAAAATTGGGGGAAGATTCATTATGCACAGCTGTAATTCAAGATACGAGCTTTACGCGTTTTACAACGAATCCGCCATTACAATACCTTCaccaccgccgccaccaccacgGCCGGTTTCTGCTCCTCCTGTGTCAGCTCCTCCTCGACCTG GGAAAGGTGGGAATTCAAATGTGTTAGTGGTAGCCATTGTTGTACCTATTGTAGTGGCTGTTCTGCTTTTCATAGCTGGTTATTGTTTCCTTGCAAAAAGGGCAAAGAAGAGTTATGACACAACATCTGCATATGATG GAGATGATATCACAACCGCAGACTCACTGCAGCTTGATTATAGAAAAATTCAAACTGCAACTGATGATTTTGCAGCGAGTAATAAGATTGGTCAAGGTGGATTTGGTGAGGTTTACAAG GGCACGTTAACGGATGGGACTGAAGTTGCGGTGAAGAGGCTATCAAAGTCATCAGGACAAGGTGAAGTAGAGTTCAAAAACGAGGTTGTTGTGGTTGCAAAGCTTCAGCATAGAAATTTGGTCAAGCTTCTCGGGTTTTGTCTAGACGGAGAAGAAAGGTTACTCGTGTACGATTATGTCCCCAACAAAAGCCTTGATTTTTTCCTCTTTG ACCCTGCAAAGCAAGGTCAGCTGGATTGGACTCGACGATACAAGATTATTGGTGGAGTTGCTCGAGGGATTCtgtatcttcatcaagattcacgACTCACAATCATACACCGTGACCTCAAAGCAAGTAACATTCTCTTGGATGCAGACATGAATCCTAAAATTGCGGATTTTGGAATGGCCAGGATCTTTGGATTGGACCAAACCCAAGAAAACACTAGCCGAATTGTTGGTACCTA TGGTTACATGTCTCCCGAGTATGCAATGCATGGTCAGTACTCAATGAAATCTGATATCTATAGCTTTGGAGTGTTAGTTCTTGAGATTATAAGCGGAAAGAAGAATAGCAGCTTCTACCAAACAGACGGAGCACATGACTTGGTCTCATAT GCTTGGAGGCTTTGGAGTAACGGGACACCATCAGAACTTGTGGATCCAGCTATTGCAGATAGTTTTCAAAGAAATGAAGTTGTTCGATGTGTCCATATCGGTCTTTTATGTGTTCAAGAAGATCCTGCTGAGCGTCCTACATTGTCATCCATTGTTATGATGCTCACTAGTAACACTGTGACTTTGCCCGTCCCACGGCAACCAGGTCTTTTTTTCCAGAGTAGAATTGGAAAAGATCCTCTTGATACGGACCAATTTTCAACGACCAGGTCTCTTATAGGATCTGTTGACGATGCAACGATCACAGATTTATATCCTCGTTGA
- the LOC104722703 gene encoding putative cysteine-rich receptor-like protein kinase 9 isoform X3, whose translation MSSRASFIFLCFFSFLTCFKVSAQNQDHTYLYHICPNTTTYSGNSTYLTNLRTVLASLSSRNSPYSTGFQNATAGKAPDRVTGLFLCRGDLSPEVCRRCVTFAVNDTFNRCPKERVVVVYYDECMLRYSNESILSTLSTGGGMYMWNNQNVTSNQLDQFKDLVASTMNQAATEAANSPRKFSARTANFTRLRSLYGLVQCTPDLTRQDCLSCLQQSINQLPTDKIGGRFIMHSCNSRYELYAFYNESAITIPSPPPPPPRPVSAPPVSAPPRPAMLIGKVSFFFV comes from the exons ATGTCTTCTCGCGCCTCTTTCATCTTCCTTTGCTTTTTCTCCTTCCTTACTTGCTTCAAAGTTTCTGCTCAAAATCAAGATCACACTTACCTTTACCATATTTGTCCCAACACGACGACGTATTCAGGAAACAGCACTTACTTGACCAATCTCAGAACCGTTTTGGCTTCTCTCTCGTCCCGTAACTCCCCTTACTCCACCGGATTCCAAAACGCCACAGCCGGGAAAGCTCCCGACAGGGTCACCGGGCTTTTCCTCTGCCGTGGTGACTTGTCGCCGGAAGTTTGCCGTCGCTGCGTCACCTTTGCCGTCAACGACACTTTCAATCGGTGTCCTAAGGAGAGAGTGGTCGTGGTTTATTACGATGAGTGTATGCTCAGATACTCTAACGAGAGTATACTCTCAACCCTAAGCACCGGTGGAGGAATGTATATGTGGAACAACCAAAACGTTACATCTAACCAACTCGACCAATTCAAAGATTTGGTCGCGTCCACTATGAACCAAGCCGCCACTGAAGCTGCCAACAGTCCCAGAAAATTCAGCGCAAGAACAGCCAATTTTACTCGGTTGCGGAGTTTGTACGGACTGGTTCAGTGCACTCCTGATCTGACGAGACAAGACTGTTTGAGTTGTCTTCAACAAAGCATTAATCAGTTACCTACTGACAAAATTGGGGGAAGATTCATTATGCACAGCTGTAATTCAAGATACGAGCTTTACGCGTTTTACAACGAATCCGCCATTACAATACCTTCaccaccgccgccaccaccacgGCCGGTTTCTGCTCCTCCTGTGTCAGCTCCTCCTCGACCTG CTATGTTAATAGGGAAAGTTTCGTTCTTTTTCGTCTGA
- the LOC104722714 gene encoding cysteine-rich receptor-like protein kinase 5 isoform X1 → MAKCWKMSACGFLFILTFLTSMRPSTQQPKPVGSHCPPGRHTYLKNSTYFSNLKTLLFSLSSEDNHSSSNGFLRLSKGLKRDMVYGLYLCRGDLLPEVCRDCVNFAVKDILRQCPNEREALIYYDECMLRYTDRDTLLDPVATPGILIMNQQNITVNESEQFNDELLSLINETSKEAADSSRKFAVNKGKFTSSENIYVMVQCMPDLTRENCSSCLQETIRKLPRDKTGGRLLWPSCTLRYELYPFYNKTLPRYEQSERLSQAPTPSQSARSSQAPPPPTPPQSERSSQAPPSPQSVLSSQAPPPPPQSGKNGNSIVIIIAIVVPLAVYILLFAVISSFHVINRVKKAYETAAADDDGDDITTAGSLQFDFNAVEAATDKFSESNKLGQGGFGQVYKGTFPNGLQVAVKRLSKTSGQGEQEFKNEVLVVAKLQHKNLVKLLGFCLEREEKILVYEFVPNKGLDYFLFDSTLKIQLEWTRRYEIIKGIARGVLYLHQDSRLTIIHRDLKASNILLDDDMNPKVADFGMARIFGIDQTEANTKRVVGTYGYMSPEYAMYGQFSMKSDVYSFGVLVLEIISGRKNNSLYQMKDSAGNLVTYTWRLWNNGSPIELVDPSFQENYQVDDITRCIHIALLCVQEEAEDRPTMSEINQMLTTSSIPLAIPQPPGFFLRRKHEQVGSSGAGPSTGSSVLCSIDDVSITQVTPR, encoded by the exons ATGGCTAAGTGTTGGAAAATGTCTGCTTGTGGTTTCCTCTTCATTCTCACCTTCCTTACAAGCATGAGACCTTCAACACAACAACCGAAACCTGTTGGTTCTCATTGTCCTCCGGGGAGACATACTTACCTCAAAAACAGCACATATTTTTccaatctcaaaacccttttgTTCTCTCTGTCTTCTGAAGACAATCATTCATCCTCCAACGGATTCCTACGCCTTTCAAAGGGACTAAAGCGGGACATGGTTTACGGACTTTACCTCTGCCGAGGAGACTTGTTGCCGGAAGTCTGCCGTGATTGCGTCAACTTCGCCGTCAAGGACATTCTGAGACAGTGTCCAAATGAGAGAGAGGCTTTGATTTATTACGATGAATGCATGCTGCGATACACTGACCGGGATACTCTCTTGGATCCTGTAGCCACACCTGGAATCTTGATTATGAATCAACAAAATATTACGGTAAACGAATCAGAACAGTTCAATGATGAACTCCTTTCTTTAATTAACGAAACTTCAAAGGAGGCTGCTGATAGCTCAAGAAAATTTGCGGTTAACAAGGGGAAATTCACATCGTCAGAAAACATTTATGTAATGGTTCAGTGCATGCCTGACCTGACAAGAGAGAATTGCTCAAGCTGTTTGCAAGAAACCATCAGGAAATTGCCTCGTGACAAAACTGGAGGAAGACTTCTCTGGCCAAGTTGTACGTTAAGGTACGAGCTTTACCCATTTTACAATAAAACCTTGCCAAGGTACGAGCAGTCAGAACGTTTAAGTCAAGCTCCTACTCCTTCCCAGTCAGCACGTTCAAGtcaagctcctcctcctcctactccaCCGCAATCAGAACGTTCAAGTCAAGCTCCTCCTTCTCCGCAGTCAGTACTTTCAAGtcaagctcctcctcctcctccacagtCTG GAAAAAACGGAAACTCAATCGTGATAATCATAGCAATTGTTGTGCCATTAGCTGtctatattcttctttttgctgTTATTTCTAGCTTCCATGTGATAAATAGAGTGAAGAAGGCTTATGAGACAGCAGCTGCAGATGATG ATGGGGATGATATTACAACTGCTGGCTCATTGCAATTTGATTTTAATGCTGTTGAAGCTGCAACAGATAAGTTTTCCGAAAGTAACAAACTCGGTCAAGGCGGATTTGGACAAGTTTACAAG GGCACATTCCCTAATGGATTACAAGTTGCGGTGAAGAGACTATCAAAAACATCAGGACAAGGTGAACAAGAGTTTAAGAATGAGGTTCTTGTTGTTGCTAAACTTCAACACAAAAATCTGGTCAAGCTTCTCGGATTTTGTttggaaagagaagagaaaatactTGTGTACGAGTTTGTGCCTAACAAAGGCCTTGATTACTTCCTCTTTG ACTCTACACTGAAAATCCAACTTGAGTGGACAAGACGGTACGAGATCATTAAAGGAATTGCTAGAGGAGTTCTTTATCTACATCAAGATTCACGACTCACAATCATACATCGTGACCTCAAAGCGAGTAACATCCTCTTAGATGATGATATGAATCCAAAAGTTGCTGATTTTGGAATGGCAAGAATTTTCGGAATAGACCAAACAGAAGCCAATACAAAGAGAGTAGTTGGAACCTA TGGCTATATGTCTCCAGAATATGCCATGTATGGCCAATTCTCCATGAAATCAGATGTCTATAGTTTCGGGGTCTTAGTTCTTGAAATAATAAGCGGCAGAAAAAACAACAGTCTCTATCAAATGAAGGACAGTGCTGGAAATTTGGTTACATAT ACTTGGAGACTATGGAACAATGGATCACCAATAGAGCTTGTGGATCCATCTTTTCAAGAAAATTATCAAGTAGACGATATTACTAGATGCATCCATATCGCTCTACTATGTGTtcaagaagaagctgaagaccGTCCAACCATGTCAGAAATCAACCAAATGCTCACCACTAGTTCAATTCCTCTCGCCATTCCTCAACCACCTGGTTTTTTCCTCCGGAGAAAACATGAACAAGTAGGATCATCAGGAGCAGGTCCATCGACAGGTTCGTCTGTTCTCTGTTCCATCGACGATGTTTCCATTACTCAAGTAACTCCTCGTTGA
- the LOC104722714 gene encoding cysteine-rich receptor-like protein kinase 5 isoform X2, translating to MAKCWKMSACGFLFILTFLTSMRPSTQQPKPVGSHCPPGRHTYLKNSTYFSNLKTLLFSLSSEDNHSSSNGFLRLSKGLKRDMVYGLYLCRGDLLPEVCRDCVNFAVKDILRQCPNEREALIYYDECMLRYTDRDTLLDPVATPGILIMNQQNITVNESEQFNDELLSLINETSKEAADSSRKFAVNKGKFTSSENIYVMVQCMPDLTRENCSSCLQETIRKLPRDKTGGRLLWPSCTLSQHVQVKLLLLLLHRNQNVQVKLLLLRSQYFQVKLLLLLHSLVRASLSLSLFFFWIWQTICLVLSMVYTGKNGNSIVIIIAIVVPLAVYILLFAVISSFHVINRVKKAYETAAADDDGDDITTAGSLQFDFNAVEAATDKFSESNKLGQGGFGQVYKGTFPNGLQVAVKRLSKTSGQGEQEFKNEVLVVAKLQHKNLVKLLGFCLEREEKILVYEFVPNKGLDYFLFDSTLKIQLEWTRRYEIIKGIARGVLYLHQDSRLTIIHRDLKASNILLDDDMNPKVADFGMARIFGIDQTEANTKRVVGTYGYMSPEYAMYGQFSMKSDVYSFGVLVLEIISGRKNNSLYQMKDSAGNLVTYTWRLWNNGSPIELVDPSFQENYQVDDITRCIHIALLCVQEEAEDRPTMSEINQMLTTSSIPLAIPQPPGFFLRRKHEQVGSSGAGPSTGSSVLCSIDDVSITQVTPR from the exons ATGGCTAAGTGTTGGAAAATGTCTGCTTGTGGTTTCCTCTTCATTCTCACCTTCCTTACAAGCATGAGACCTTCAACACAACAACCGAAACCTGTTGGTTCTCATTGTCCTCCGGGGAGACATACTTACCTCAAAAACAGCACATATTTTTccaatctcaaaacccttttgTTCTCTCTGTCTTCTGAAGACAATCATTCATCCTCCAACGGATTCCTACGCCTTTCAAAGGGACTAAAGCGGGACATGGTTTACGGACTTTACCTCTGCCGAGGAGACTTGTTGCCGGAAGTCTGCCGTGATTGCGTCAACTTCGCCGTCAAGGACATTCTGAGACAGTGTCCAAATGAGAGAGAGGCTTTGATTTATTACGATGAATGCATGCTGCGATACACTGACCGGGATACTCTCTTGGATCCTGTAGCCACACCTGGAATCTTGATTATGAATCAACAAAATATTACGGTAAACGAATCAGAACAGTTCAATGATGAACTCCTTTCTTTAATTAACGAAACTTCAAAGGAGGCTGCTGATAGCTCAAGAAAATTTGCGGTTAACAAGGGGAAATTCACATCGTCAGAAAACATTTATGTAATGGTTCAGTGCATGCCTGACCTGACAAGAGAGAATTGCTCAAGCTGTTTGCAAGAAACCATCAGGAAATTGCCTCGTGACAAAACTGGAGGAAGACTTCTCTGGCCAAGTTGTACGTTAAG TCAGCACGTTCAAGtcaagctcctcctcctcctactccaCCGCAATCAGAACGTTCAAGTCAAGCTCCTCCTTCTCCGCAGTCAGTACTTTCAAGtcaagctcctcctcctcctccacagtCTGGTAagagcctctctctctctctcgttattttttttctggatttggCAAACTATATGTCTTGTCTTATCAATGGTTTACACAGGAAAAAACGGAAACTCAATCGTGATAATCATAGCAATTGTTGTGCCATTAGCTGtctatattcttctttttgctgTTATTTCTAGCTTCCATGTGATAAATAGAGTGAAGAAGGCTTATGAGACAGCAGCTGCAGATGATG ATGGGGATGATATTACAACTGCTGGCTCATTGCAATTTGATTTTAATGCTGTTGAAGCTGCAACAGATAAGTTTTCCGAAAGTAACAAACTCGGTCAAGGCGGATTTGGACAAGTTTACAAG GGCACATTCCCTAATGGATTACAAGTTGCGGTGAAGAGACTATCAAAAACATCAGGACAAGGTGAACAAGAGTTTAAGAATGAGGTTCTTGTTGTTGCTAAACTTCAACACAAAAATCTGGTCAAGCTTCTCGGATTTTGTttggaaagagaagagaaaatactTGTGTACGAGTTTGTGCCTAACAAAGGCCTTGATTACTTCCTCTTTG ACTCTACACTGAAAATCCAACTTGAGTGGACAAGACGGTACGAGATCATTAAAGGAATTGCTAGAGGAGTTCTTTATCTACATCAAGATTCACGACTCACAATCATACATCGTGACCTCAAAGCGAGTAACATCCTCTTAGATGATGATATGAATCCAAAAGTTGCTGATTTTGGAATGGCAAGAATTTTCGGAATAGACCAAACAGAAGCCAATACAAAGAGAGTAGTTGGAACCTA TGGCTATATGTCTCCAGAATATGCCATGTATGGCCAATTCTCCATGAAATCAGATGTCTATAGTTTCGGGGTCTTAGTTCTTGAAATAATAAGCGGCAGAAAAAACAACAGTCTCTATCAAATGAAGGACAGTGCTGGAAATTTGGTTACATAT ACTTGGAGACTATGGAACAATGGATCACCAATAGAGCTTGTGGATCCATCTTTTCAAGAAAATTATCAAGTAGACGATATTACTAGATGCATCCATATCGCTCTACTATGTGTtcaagaagaagctgaagaccGTCCAACCATGTCAGAAATCAACCAAATGCTCACCACTAGTTCAATTCCTCTCGCCATTCCTCAACCACCTGGTTTTTTCCTCCGGAGAAAACATGAACAAGTAGGATCATCAGGAGCAGGTCCATCGACAGGTTCGTCTGTTCTCTGTTCCATCGACGATGTTTCCATTACTCAAGTAACTCCTCGTTGA
- the LOC104722712 gene encoding cysteine-rich receptor-like protein kinase 14 has protein sequence MKLKNLSPLFWFLLVGFPVVFAPCGKTGFFKPNQQYDINRRLLLSSLASNVSARGGFYNASVGQGPDRVYAVGMCIQGAEPTVCSNCIDLASNEVTETCTNQTEGLVWPENGILCMVRYSNRSFFGSLEMQPKYILYNVGDIKYRSNLTKFDTLWEDLTSRMIARATSSSSERKYYAAEAVPLSSIQNIYALMQCIPIISLKDCNICLSQSVRDYQSCCHGKQGGIVFRPSCVFRWEIYPFSQAFNLTLAPPAQTPTSIPPYLGHKTNTTKKGIVVAIVVPTIIIIFLALLGLACFTRKMRKSNQKGDFLKS, from the exons ATGAAACTGAAGAATCTTTCGCCACTGTTCTGGTTTCTCCTTGTAGGCTTTCCTGTTGTGTTTGCACCATGCGGGAAAACTGGTTTCTTTAAACCAAATCAGCAGTATGACATAAACCGTCgccttctcctctcttctcttgcTTCTAATGTCTCAGCTCGAGGCGGCTTCTACAATGCTTCGGTTGGACAAGGACCTGATCGGGTGTATGCTGTGGGGATGTGCATCCAAGGTGCTGAACCAACGGTTTGCTCAAACTGTATTGACCTTGCTTCTAATGAGGTGACTGAGACATGTACCAACCAGACAGAAGGCCTTGTCTGGCCTGAAAATGGGATTCTTTGTATGGTACGTTACTCCAACCGTTCGTTTTTTGGATCGCTCGAGATGCAACCAAAGTATATCCTGTACAATGTTGGAGATATCAAATATAGATCTAATTTAACAAAGTTCGATACATTGTGGGAGGACTTAACAAGTCGTATGATAGCTAGAGCTACTTCATCGTCATCTGAACGCAAGTACTATGCGGCTGAAGCAGTACCTTTGTCATCAATCCAGAATATTTACGCATTAATGCAATGCATTCCAATCATATCTTTAAAGGATTGCAACATATGTTTAAGTCAAAGTGTCAGAGACTATCAATCATGTTGCCATGGGAAGCAAGGTGGCATTGTTTTTCGTCCCAGCTGTGTTTTCAGGTGGGAGATTTATCCCTTTTCTCAGGCTTTTAACCTTACTTTGGCACCTCCAGCTCAAACCCCAACATCTATCCCGCCTTACCTAGGCCACAAGACCAATACAACCAAGAAAG GAATAGTCGTGGCAATCGTTGTTCCCACGATAATTATTATCTTCTTGGCATTACTTGGTTTAGCATGTTTTACTCGCAAGATGAGAAAGTCTAATCAGAAAGGAGATTTCTTGAAGAGCTGA